A single genomic interval of Buteo buteo chromosome 20, bButBut1.hap1.1, whole genome shotgun sequence harbors:
- the LOC142042424 gene encoding ovalbumin-like — MGSIGAASTEFCFDVFKELKVQHVNENIFYSPLTIISALSMVYLGARENTRTQIDKVLHFDKMTGFGDTVESQCGTSVSIHTSLKDIFTQITKPSDNYSLSLASRLYAEETYPILPEYLQCVKELYKGGLESVSFQTAAEQARELINSWVESETNGMIKNILQPSSVDPQTKMVLVNAIYFKGVWEKAFKDEDTQEVPFRVTEQESKPVQMMYQIGSFKVAVMASEKMKILELPYASGQLSMLVLLPDDVSGLEQLESAITSEKLIEWISSTTMEERKMKVYLPRMKIEEKYNLTSVLMALGVTDLFSSSADLSGISSAESLKISKAVHEAFVEIYEAGSEVVGSTEGGMEVTSVSEEFRADHPFLFLIKHKPTNSILFFGRCFSP, encoded by the exons ATGGGCTCCATTGGTGCAGCAAGCACGgaattttgttttgatgtaTTCAAGGAGCTGAAAGTCCAGCATGTCAACGAGAACATCTTCTACTCCCCCCTGACCATCATTTCAGCTCTGTCCATGGTCTACTTGGGTGCAAGAGAAAACACCAGGACTCAGATAGATAAG GTCCTTCACTTTGATAAAATGACAGGATTTGGAGACACTGTCGAATCTCag TGTGGCACATCTGTAAGCATCCATACTTCACTTAAAGATATCTTCACCCAAATCACCAAACCAAGTGACAATTATTCACTCAGCCTTGCCAGTAGACTTTATGCCGAAGAGACATACCCAATCCTACCG GAATACTTACAATGTGTGAAGGAACTGTATAAAGGAGGCTTAGAAAGTGTCAGCTTTCAAACAGCTGCAGAACAAGCCAGAGAGCTCATCAATTCCTGGGTTGAAAGTGAGACAAATG GAATGATCAAAAATATCCTTCAACCGAGCTCTGTGGATCCCCAGACCAAAATGGTCCTTGTCAATGCCATTTACTTCAAAGGAGTGTGGGAAAAAGCATTTAAGGATGAAGACACCCAGGAGGTGCCTTTCAGAGTGACTGAG CAAGAAAGCAAACCTGTGCAGATGATGTATCAGATTGGTTCATTTAAAGTGGCAGTGATGGCTTCTGAGAAAATGAAGATCCTGGAACTTCCATATGCCAGCGGGCAGCTGAGCATGTTGGTGCTGTTGCCTGATGATGTCTCTGGCCTGGAGCAG CTTGAGAGTGCAATCACCTCTGAAAAACTCATAGAGTGGATCAGTTCTACTACAatggaagagaggaaaatgaaagtgtaTCTCCCCCGCATGAAGATTGAGGAAAAATATAACCTCACATCTGTCTTAATGGCCTTGGGTGTGACTGACCTGTTCAGCTCATCAGCCGATCTCTCTGGCATTTCTTCAGCAGAGAGCCTGAAGATATCTAAAGCTGTCCATGAGGCATTTGTGGAAATCTATGAAGCAGGCAGTGAGGTGGTAGGCTCAACAGAAGGTGGGATGGAGGTTACAAGTGTCTCTGAAGAGTTTAGGGCTGAccaccctttcctcttcttgatCAAGCACAAACCAACCAACAGCATCCTCTTCTTTGGCAGATGCTTTTCcccttaa